One Gordonia zhaorongruii DNA segment encodes these proteins:
- a CDS encoding pyridoxal phosphate-dependent aminotransferase has product MSRPYVSHQNQNLKLLDQSDKLQDVCYEIRGPVHEHAARLEADGHRILKLNIGNPALFGFEAPDVILRDMIHALPYSQGYSESAGVLSARRAVVTRYEMLPDFPYFDVNDVLLGNGVSELITMTMQALLNTGDEVLIPAPDYPLWTAMTSLAGGTPVHYKCDEDNGWNPNVEDIESKITERTKAIVVINPNNPTGAVYSREVLEQLTELARKHSLLVLADEIYDKILYDDAEHVNVASLAPDLLVFTFNGLSKAYRVCGYRAGWVVMTGPKDHAKGFIEGMNVLASTRLCANVPAQHAIQVALGGYQSIDALVQPGGRLLEQRNVTWDKLNEIPGVSCVKPMGALYAFPRLDPEVHEIHNDEQFVQDLLLEEKILVVQGSGFNMADNHHFRIVTLPYSRDLTEAIDRIGNFLASYRQ; this is encoded by the coding sequence ATGAGCCGCCCTTACGTGTCACACCAGAACCAGAATCTCAAGCTTCTCGACCAGTCGGACAAGTTGCAGGACGTCTGCTACGAGATCCGCGGTCCGGTGCACGAACACGCGGCGCGACTCGAGGCCGACGGCCACCGGATCCTCAAGCTGAACATCGGCAACCCGGCGCTCTTCGGATTCGAAGCGCCGGACGTGATCCTGCGCGACATGATCCACGCTCTCCCGTATTCGCAGGGCTACTCCGAGTCGGCGGGCGTCCTGTCGGCGCGGCGCGCAGTGGTGACCCGGTACGAGATGCTGCCGGACTTCCCCTACTTCGACGTCAACGACGTCCTGTTGGGCAACGGTGTCTCCGAGTTGATCACCATGACGATGCAGGCGCTGCTGAACACCGGCGACGAGGTACTCATCCCGGCTCCGGATTACCCTCTCTGGACGGCTATGACGTCGCTGGCGGGTGGCACTCCGGTGCATTACAAATGCGACGAGGACAACGGCTGGAACCCGAACGTCGAGGACATCGAGTCGAAGATCACCGAGCGCACCAAGGCGATCGTCGTGATCAACCCGAACAACCCCACGGGTGCGGTGTACTCCCGTGAGGTCCTCGAGCAGTTGACCGAATTGGCCCGCAAGCACTCACTGCTGGTTCTCGCCGACGAGATCTACGACAAGATCCTGTACGACGACGCCGAGCATGTGAACGTCGCGTCGCTTGCTCCGGACCTACTGGTCTTCACGTTCAACGGCCTGTCGAAGGCGTACCGCGTGTGCGGCTACCGCGCAGGCTGGGTGGTGATGACCGGCCCCAAGGATCATGCGAAGGGCTTCATCGAAGGCATGAACGTCCTGGCGTCGACGCGTTTGTGCGCCAATGTGCCGGCCCAGCACGCGATCCAGGTGGCCCTCGGCGGGTATCAGAGCATCGATGCACTCGTCCAGCCCGGCGGACGTCTGCTGGAGCAGCGCAACGTCACCTGGGACAAGCTCAACGAGATCCCGGGCGTGAGTTGTGTGAAGCCAATGGGCGCGCTGTACGCGTTCCCGCGCCTCGATCCGGAAGTACACGAGATCCACAACGACGAGCAGTTCGTTCAGGACCTCCTCCTGGAGGAGAAGATCCTCGTCGTACAGGGCTCGGGCTTCAACATGGCGGACAACCATCACTTCCGTATCGTCACGCTGCCGTACTCACGAGACCTGACCGAAGCGATCGACAGGATCGGCAACTTCCTCGCGTCATATCGCCAGTGA
- a CDS encoding exodeoxyribonuclease III, whose product MTSQHFTVASFNVNGIRASRRRGFDDWLDSRAPDVVGLQELRCPQSEVGSFPGYAASVDVGSIPGRNGVGLLTRVEPEAARSWVTHPPTARGIGAYATHGRYLEVDLADRPLTVACLYLPKGGLPARLQKVGSGGMRAEDDGGAKYERKMAFLAGFARELDRNRLAAKRAGREFLLVGDLNVAHTECDVTNWRPARKMEGFLPEEREWFSSLLSPRRLVDVVRAQHGERPGPLTWWSWAGQSFSKDVGWRVDHQLATPGLARRARECWVDKETSPDRRLSDHAPLLVRYGMDG is encoded by the coding sequence GTGACTTCACAACACTTCACCGTCGCTTCGTTCAACGTCAACGGGATCCGCGCATCGCGGCGTCGGGGATTCGACGACTGGCTCGACTCCCGCGCGCCGGACGTGGTGGGACTGCAGGAGTTGCGGTGCCCGCAGTCGGAGGTCGGATCGTTTCCCGGTTACGCGGCGTCGGTCGACGTCGGATCGATCCCCGGACGCAACGGCGTGGGGCTGCTGACCCGAGTCGAACCCGAGGCTGCGCGGTCCTGGGTGACTCATCCGCCCACCGCGAGGGGGATCGGCGCGTACGCCACGCACGGCCGCTACCTGGAGGTGGACCTCGCCGACCGGCCGCTCACCGTCGCGTGCCTGTACCTGCCGAAGGGCGGACTGCCGGCACGGCTGCAGAAGGTCGGCTCCGGTGGCATGCGGGCCGAAGACGACGGCGGCGCCAAGTACGAACGGAAGATGGCGTTCCTCGCCGGCTTCGCGCGAGAACTCGACCGTAACCGGTTGGCCGCCAAACGAGCAGGGCGCGAGTTCCTGCTCGTCGGGGACCTGAATGTGGCGCACACCGAGTGCGACGTCACGAACTGGCGGCCGGCACGCAAGATGGAGGGCTTCCTGCCCGAGGAACGCGAGTGGTTCTCCTCGCTCCTCTCGCCGCGGAGGCTGGTGGACGTGGTCCGCGCACAGCACGGGGAGCGGCCGGGCCCGCTGACCTGGTGGAGCTGGGCCGGCCAGTCCTTTTCGAAGGACGTCGGATGGCGTGTGGATCACCAGCTCGCCACGCCTGGACTCGCGCGGCGTGCACGCGAGTGCTGGGTCGACAAGGAGACATCGCCGGACCGCCGTCTGTCCGATCACGCGCCTTTGCTCGTGCGCTACGGCATGGATGGGTAG